The following proteins are co-located in the Opisthocomus hoazin isolate bOpiHoa1 unplaced genomic scaffold, bOpiHoa1.hap1 HAP1_SCAFFOLD_100, whole genome shotgun sequence genome:
- the LOC142359750 gene encoding olfactory receptor 14J1-like: MTNDSSITQFLLLAFADTRELQLLHFWLLLVIYLAAVLGNGLIITAIACDHHLHTPMYFFLLNLSLIDLGSTSTTLPNAITNSLWNTRAISYWGCAAQVFLFVFFISSEFYLLTVMAYDRYIAICKPLHYGTLLGSRACVHMAAAAWGSGILDAVLHTASTFSVPLCQGNSVEQFFCEIPQLLKLACSESYLRELGVLVLSACLSFGCFVFIVLSYVQIFKAVMSIPSQHGRCKAFSTCLPHLAVVSLFMSIGTFAYLKTPSVSSPSLDLVVAVLYSVVPPVMNPLIYSMRNQELKDAVWKLMVGYF; the protein is encoded by the coding sequence ATGACCAAcgacagctccatcacccagttcctcctcctggcattcgcagacacacgggagctgcagctcttgcacttctggctcttactggtcatctacctggctgccgTCCTGGGCAATGgactcatcatcactgccatagcctgcgaccaccatctccacacccccatgtacttcttcctcctcaacctctccctcatcgacCTGGGTTCCACCTCCACGACTCTGCCCAATGCGAtaaccaattccctctggaataccagggccatctcctactgGGGGTGTGCTGCCCAAGTCtttctatttgtctttttcatttcatcagagttttatctgcttacggtcatggcctatgaccgctacattgccatctgcaaacccctgcactacgggaccctcctgggaagcagagcttgtgtccacatggcagcagctgcctggggcagtgggattcttgatgctgtgctgcacacggcCAGTACATTTTCAGTACCACTCTGCCAAGGCAATTCTGTGGAgcaattcttctgtgaaatcccccagctcCTCAAGCTTGCCTGCTCAGAATCCTACCTCAGGGAACTTGGGGTCCTTGTGCTTAGTGCCTGTttatcttttgggtgttttgttttcattgtgctatcctatgtgcagatcttcaaggCCGTGATGAGCATTCCCTCTCAGCACGGACGatgcaaagccttttccacatgcctccctcacctggctgtggtgtcTCTGTTTATGAGTATCGGTACATTTGCCTACCTGAAGACTCCCTCCGTCTCCTCCCCGTCCCTGGACCTGGTGGTGGCAGTGCtgtactcggtggttcctcctgtcatgaaccccctcatctacagcatgaggaaccaggagctcaaggatgcaGTGTGGAAACTAATGGTTGGATACTTTTAA